TTGGAGCACAAACACAGGCTGCATCCACCTGATAATTAGGTTCAGACACTTAGAGGCATCAATGAATCTGAATGTCATGTTGATAAAAacgataaaaataaaaatctgatttatgTTCTATTTATGTCTATGAAAgattctgtctgtgtgcagtgtACTGTACTGTAGTTGCACTGAACATAAGGGGCAAGCAcattaacatatatatacacactctgCTCATGTATGTGGTGGGCATAAATCATaagtgtattagtgtgtgtgtgtgtgtgtgtgtatgtttaggCCACTTTAGTGGTTTCTGTCTGagttaaaatattataattttaattGAATATCTCACATATAGAATATAAGTCACTAATATCCAAGATACTATATTTTATGTGAACTGGTTCACCTGTTAGACACTTAATGAAGATAATTATCTTTAATTGTTGTTGACACTCGGTCAGACAAGTGCTGATTCGACTTTATCAATTGTGGTTTTCCCAGATTAGAATGTCCTGACTGAAAGGTCATTCCAGtgaacatacagagacacagactaaAATTAGAAGACTCATATGTTTGCTTCTTTCATTAGATGTTCCCTGAGTGATTGATACCATGTCTTTCAATAACAGGGCAGAGCCACAGGGCTGAGTAGTTCCCTTTGTGCCCAGTAAATTGacttcagcatttaaatcagtGCAGTGCCTTGGTAAGATAAAGATCACAGAATGTATATAAAGGCATGACGGCGCCCCCAAAAGTACTACAACGTCCCCATCTCCTCCtagtgactggctgcagtacaggtcacaAACCCCAACTCCTctatgttagtagatgggacgtgggcaaaactaaaaaaagttttttttgttggtttctgtcattttaggtaattcttatcacactgatctttcaattttcaatttcattccgggatgtttggttttaatttgttatttgttgcaataaaaacagagtgaaacatgttgattgacagctgcgaCTGATTCACGATTGGTCAAACACCGTTATTGACGGGACATCGCGACTGCAGCTCCATCCCTGATTTCTAATGCACAAACTTTAGAAGATGGTGGTGTTCGCATCCTGGatatttcatttctggatttttcatttctgaataatCAGAGGGGGTGGAGATGTGTTGTCCTTCTtgttatacagtctatgataacGAGCAATAGTCTGCACGTGGTTGGACAAGCATTGGTTGCAACCAAGGGCAATTAATTATGAGCTGGTTTCACATTTCTGACTTGATTTCTAAGAGAATCTGCACATTTCATTCCCAGAGATCAGCTTAAACAGTGCAGCATGTGTGTAAGTAATTTTAATTACAGCCTGTGGGAGTAAGCAAATAGATGCAATAGACTGAAGGATATAATTGATAAGATTAAGTTGATTCTGTGATCCATTCTTTTAGCCTCGTAATGAAAATCTGTCACATTTTTCTATTATGATATATGGGGCCAAGAGATCCATTGTGACATCACTAATAAGCATGAGGACAAAAACTCATTTAAGAGAGATTTATCTATGAGCaatacagaaatatataaaaagcaaTTAGCACTGTCAGGTATAAATCTTCCTTTAACAGTGATTTAATAGCCTCATTTAGCAGGTGGTATTAAATTAGCACATTGATATGTATGAAATCTGTGTTGTCATAATACTGCAGAAAATACACCGCTTAGTTATaaagttttacatttaacagCACAGGCCTTAAGATGGGGTATTTTATacataatgaataaaatatataaatacacatgcaATGCAGCTGTTACTACAGATTAAATAGACAACAGAGatcttgtgtgtgttctccaaCTGATATTCAACCTGATGCCGCTGGCAAAGTGCTGCCAAAACACACGATCGCTTAAAGGAGTGGTTATTTCTACAATAAACCCCATTGAAGGAAAAGCTTCTGATTTCTCCACTAATGGCCAGACCTGACCATCAGATGCAGTAACCTGAGCCAACGGTGCTGGTAAATGAGCATCCTTCCACCGAAAAGCCATCAGTAATCACATGGCTGCACGGGGAGCTGCTAGCGCCATTCCATGTTGTAAATGAGATCTAAATGAAATCTAATACTAGAGGCCGTATTCAGGAGGGAACCACTGTTGAGCTGGAGACACTGATTGAAGGGGGCAGCGGCCAGGAAATAAAGTGTGAGCAGTGGAggggagagaatgagagagagagagagagagagagagagagagagaggaggtgtaCAATATGACTCTGCAACACTGGGATTAGTTAAACACTTTCAGACGTGGTAATCAGGCAGATTTGAACAGAGCTGTTTTGTACGTTGTCTTGTGGTCGTGCAAACGTGCTGATGTGAATTCTGAATAACAGTAATTAAAACTATGATGCGATGAGTCTAATCGGCGGTTGGGAGGACTGAGAACGAGGGAGGGGAATAGCAAACCGcttctttgttttcagttcatttcaCAGCTCCCTGCTGATTTCCTCACTTCCTCCCGCACCACTCGGGTTCGCCAATTAATTTAATTGGCACCACAGCACTACAGGTGAAAATGACCCACAGGAGCTGCGGTGATTTGTCCTCGGCTATTGTCAGTCGCTCACTAAATATTAACAGTATTTCCATGCACTCTGTTCTCCTTATCTGTTGGAGTGCATTAAATACAACTATTCTTCTGTGGAAATTATCTTTGCTTTTTGTGTACCTTGTAATTAGTTCAACTGTATCTTTTATGTTGCCATAATGAGCAGCCTTTGCTTTTACTGAGTGTTTACAAGTATTTGCTGTGGAGGAAGGACAGAGTAAGTGGTGAGTATACAGATGATACATGATGATACAATATACATCACTCAGTGATATAGTGGCAAACAAAAGTATAGGAAactactttatatatatatatgttataacagtattggaaaaaaaaaatcatcatcaatcaACATTCAAACACCAtgttattttgaaattaaatcatttctgtttttaagaACAGTTTGCATCACTGTGATAGCACTGATGCAAAATTACAGGACCtgaacatttatattattttgaaaaaaagacgTGTTAAAAGTGGCAAAAACTCAATTTCACACATCAAAAGGTGAATAAACTGAGTTTTAGTGGCTTTCCTCTCCACTGCGTTCCTACTTGTGCTCTGGGAGGAAAAAAGGAGGATGGGAATTaaagggaggaggatgaggagggcaTGGAGAAAGGAgatggagtgagagagaaacgAGATGAAAGAACGAtggaaggaagagagaaaaaaaaagagtgagggGGAGGTAACTCAACAAACTCATACGACCTGCAGCCATTAGCTGCAGCTAGTGATGAGTTTCCTTATGACAGTTATGAGAACAGACTGATTTACTGCACAGGAGAGCACACCTGAGTGCGTGTGCACATGTTTCAACAACAACACTGCAGCAAATTTTTCTGACAGTCTTGGAATATAGCGTGTAACCTCGAACACAATGGTGATTGATACCCAGATACCCACATGTCCGGTTGTGCAATGGGTAGCTAGGCCAAGTTAACTGTAGGCCTACATgtttatttctgctgctgcactaCGTTGTCATAACACTGAGAATCAACCACATGATCATCTAAAGGATCATTGAAGTCTGTCACTTATTGATTTACTGTTCTGTTTCTCCCTCAAATCGCTGCCAAATCACATAAAGCTGCAGGCAGAACAGATTCAGTATGATTATCCTCATGAAAGCAGCAGTTGTGTAATCCGGACGACAGCAACATaaggacaaacaacaaacactaaCCAAGATCTAGAAGTTAAGTACAAGTGATCCCAACacggcccaacagtccccttcaatttaatcaagctgcaccacattacacacactcgtacataccagttccctaaatgtgcctgatttatttcataaagatccataaattattatttCCCTGAGAAATCAGCGAAAATGTCGAAAAACAAAACCCAACGTGAAGGAAATTGAAAAATCAGGATCCAAAccagattttaatttatttttccccgacccaaaccacatccttccaccaagattcctggaaatctgttcagttgttggggtgaaaacaaaacctcctttgtggaggaaaaaaaattgcTCCTGCCTGTCAGGCTACAGGCTATCCTGACTATATGATTGTCAATGATGGTCGGAGCTGCCTGCAGCCTGAGAGGAGGCTGTGCAGAGACTAGCAGAAAACTtaataaaatcataaatcaaAGAAAGACAGTAAAGGACAGTGATCATGATAAAGATTTGATGATTGGttaaagattattatttatctttcatGTTCTGTGTGATAATTGTTATTCTGGAGCCATCAAATTATTAATGAATGACCAATGATGTGATGTTGTCTAAAAAATGCAATGTTCCATGGGCATTGGGTGACATTTCCCTTTAATATGAATATGGGAACAGAGGCTCAAAACCAAATGTGGATTAATCCCCTGCTGAAACAGTCCCTCAACAAATTAATtagctcttttttttaatgtttgatttaaaaaaagaaacattatgcTGCAGATTTGAAAGTTTTACTTCATCTTCAGAGGGAACTAATGGGCTTTGGGGCTGTGTGCCAAAGACATTATTTCAATGGGTCAGCTTAAAAATAGTGAATCATTCGATTTCTACCCTTTAAGACGGATGATCTGAATGACAAACACAAGtctgggtttgtttttgtgaaatccagACGAGCCGGACagattcacactcactcaccttACTCATGTGTGCATAAGTTAAGGTGAGTGTGCGTATGACTCACCAATATCACTGATTTTTAGGCCTGGTCTAAGTGTGTAGTCTGGTTCTGTGGGCTCTGGCTCATCGTCCACGTCAgaggctgaaagagagagagagaaataactgagtgagacagaaaaggaGGGAGGCTGAGGGAGCAAGAGGCTAAAACCATTGCTCCAACCCAAAGGATTTTAATTACATCCAACTTGACATCTTGAGAGAAACGTGCAAAAGTGCGGCGAGGCAAGGGTGTGGGGttcaaaaaaaatttttttttaaatcccccagagcagacagactgacaggccATAACATCACCAGCAGCTCcgagagaaagagtgagggagAATAAACGAGTAAGCaagtgagagagaaggggggaagAGGGCAAGAGGGAAGGTGAGGGGAGGCAGATCAAACTGAACAGAGGCAGTGTGTGAAAATGGACAGAGAGCAACggagatggaggggtggggggtgaaagagggaggagaggttaACACTACAGGGCTGTGGAAGTTAAAAGGACCGGACAGGCCAGGGAtcaaagcgtgtgtgtgtatgtgtgtgtgagtgtgagagggCCGAGAGATTGAAGGATGGCGGGAGTGCGAGCGAGAGGTTAACACTACATATACATAGCCACCCACTGACCGCACACAGGAATAAATGGATTCTGACAGGGAGCAAGGGagcaagggagggaggggaggagaggagggacgAGGGCCTacagagctggagctgctacagaaggagtgagagagaacGAAGGAGCGAGGGAGGTTCTGTTGTGTGAGGGAAAATGCTGCAGGGGAATCTCAGCAGGAGTATTAATAGCGCTGCCTCTTTTAGACTGTTTTTAGATTGTATATGCATCTGTATGcagccggtgtgtgtgtgtgtgtgtgtgtgtggttgtgagtgtgtgtgggttcgTAGGAGCCCCGGTGCCTAACAGATGGGGAGGGCAATGGTTAGAGCAACTGTACCCAGATGGGTGGAAGCGTCGCATTACAGGTCTCTCTctcaatcaaacacacacacacactcaaacacacacacacacacacaaacacaaagtgagagACGTACCCGTGGAGCAGCAGACGTACACTCGTAGTCTCAGGCAGCTGCGGCCGTGGTGATGGGTGGGCGTGGCTGTGAAGCAAAACGCACAATTGAAACACCTCCTGCTGTATTCATGTGATTATTCACAGACGTGACACAAAGAGTCACTTTCCCCTCTGTCCTACCTGCAACACCGCCTGTGACCATGGCGACCGTTTGCGTTCACCGACAGCTGTGACCGTTTTAATATCAAGTGTTTTAACTGCCCTAAAATCGGAGATAGTTTTAAACACAGAATGCAGGTTGTGAATCTGTGAGAGCGCAGCAAAGGGTTAAAGCTGCTCAGATGACACTCGTATGTCTCTCCCTCAGGGACACTGGACTCTACAACACAGATGTTGAAGAGTGAACAGTTTGTTCAGTGGGGTGGTTCTCGTGAGCAGATGTTGAACATGCAGCAGAACGCAGACGCACATATTCTCAGATTTCCTGGTGAGACAATCTATTTACTTATATGATGAATCTTAGATTATACATCATGCTGAACAAAGCATAGCCTGATTCTTGATGAAAACTTAATACTGAgcaggaatttatttttcttttttatgttataTTAATGTTCTTCAAatcattgtttaaaacacatctcttctattaaaaccacattttattattagtattttaatatattatatatatatatattgcggATTGCTGTGTTCTTGTTTACCTTTTACTTGTAAGGCACTCtggtcaaccaagttgttttaaatgtgctatttaaataaagttggcATTGTAATTGACATTATCAGCCTGTGAACGGAGTACTAAGGCCACTTAAAGGAATACAGCAGTAAATAGAGTCTGCGTCATCTTACACAGGGAATATCAGACGATCAGCCTGTTGCCCgttttaaaatgaggaatgtggaaCATCTTGTTACATTATACTTGAGTATGTTTTTTACAAATAACAAATGATGTAATCTTTTGGCCAATCAGCACCATGTTATCATAAGGACTCATGGAGGTATCAcgactttgaaaagattgtgcaagaaactgtggctgctctgaagaaagaaacaaagactcGAGGAAATTGCCTCTTTTGTGGAGAGAGTAATGTTttgtggtttggttttttttcgACATGAAATTCAAAGGGGTTTCATAGTTTCTCAGGATTTGGGGTCTGGAAGGAGTGGAACTCAAGATGTCTTTGCTACTTATTccctaaaaataaatgttgttttgcccctttattctcataacattatgaagatgtttaaaaaaagtttattcAATATGAAAGTCTGTCTTTGCAGTGAGCTCTCTGCAGTCCTCTCTGATTGTGATGGAGACAGTTACCATCAAGTGATGCAGGTTAAATGAGTATATCACTCATTATACACTCATTTAATGCAGCAGACATTTATCTTAAGCCTGAAAGGTTGGTTTTTCAGTTGCTTTATGAGAAGCTCAAAGTAAATTTTTTATACAGTGTCACACTGGCACATGGCGTTGTGAGTTAATTTGATTAGCAATCAACAAAACGGATGAGCCCGTCTGACTGCAGGGTGATTTGATTAGACGTGAAGCAGCAATTTGTTATCCAGAAATTACCTGACGATAAACTGTGGTTTATCgtttaacaataaataaaagaaactttTTAACACACAGAAGATCACAGCTCTAGTGTCAAAATCCTCCTTCAAGATCAAGAATTGTAtcattattttccatttatGTTCTGGGGACATGCAGTACAATGTACAACAATAAATATGTATTGACATGATATTAGCTGTTGGTTTGATTCACTCACAGATGTAATAGTACTCCTGCCCAACATGGAACTCGTAGCCCAGCGAGAAGGCGCTGTAGCGCTGGAACTTCTCCGAAAACTTGATGGGGGCGTGGGGGGCGTGAGGCCGGTTACACTCCCACCTCTTGAAGCCCAGCTGGGGGTCGCAGTTCCTGTAGCCACGGTAACTGACCATGTAGAGGACGTACTGCTCTCCGGTGCCGACCATGCGCTGGCTGTCGTTATAATGAGGGCAGTAGATGTCCAGGTAGTCGTTGACGTTCACCTGCATTGTGTATCCCTCCCTGcgcaaactgaaaacacacaaaacacggCTGGAATTAATATCACTACATAGAAGAGGGATATACgtcagaaattaaataaaatgctttTCCTTATTAGAATGTATTTAAAAGCAGCATCATTACAAACTTCAGTTGTTTGATAgtatttcacacatttccaGTTAATTTGTAGAGCTAAtatttctaacacacacacacactctactcAACATTGTGTTTGGGATTCTGCTTGAATGTGCACCCAGGGTCAAACAGATATTTGTTCACGTTTTATCAAGTTATTAATAaagcaggtgagtgtgtgtgtgtatttatggcTGCAGGGCTGCTGCATGCAGAGAATGTGGAGCTGACTCTTCAGTACGGGCTCAAGGCCCCAGGGCCACAGCTCCTTCGCCTGGTATCAGTGTAGCATTGTCCCCTAACCCCCGTGCTCGTACATCAACCTGAGTGCAACGTTGCGCTCACGTCAGCCGTCAACGTCCTGGCCACGTTTCTCCCTCCGCCAAAGCTCATATATCAGTGTCAGCCCTAAAAAAGACTCGGCCTGACAAGGTCTGATTCGGTGTCTGCTGGtactcgtgtgtgtttgtatgtgcgtgtgtgtagtttgtgtgaCAAAGTGAAATAGATGCTTTCCTGACATCCAAAAaccctctttttctccccatCACGGACACAGGCCCATAtctgtgtgacagagacaggTTGCAGTTGTAAATCATACACACATCGATGAGCACGtgcgcacactcacacacacattcactcaaaTGTTCTAGTGGTGACACCAAATAAACACAAGGGGGCAGCAGTGTGTCGCCCTCAGCCTgacgctccctctctccctctttgccAGTTCTAGGTCATGTCTCCAGGGAGattattattcaattattaaATGAAGATCGAAACACTGCTCCCAAtgtccccctctctccatcatttCTCACCACTCTCTTCaaatcctttctttttttttctcccggCTCTCCATTTCTCTGCTCACTTTATTTCAGAGCAACATGAACGCAAGATTAATTGTTCAACATCCTttattctctctcctctcctcatctctcctcctctcctctcattgcATCATTTACTCGCCTGCAGAGCAGATTTACTTCTCGCGGTCTTGGTTGTGGAAAAACAATTGTAAAATGCAACGAAGAAACAATGTTTATAGTGAATGcaatagagagatagagagagagagagagagagagaaagagagactgagagTGAAAGAAAGCGAGGGATGAATTCCACTTGGGAGCCGTGAATGCAAATAGAGTAGAGGAGCAGTGAGAGCGAGAACGGAGCAGACAGGGGAAAACAAGGCGGTTGGAGTTTTACGCTACCTAAGAAAAGCACGTTCTGCAAGATGAAGGGATAAtggggaaaagaaagagaaaaatgaagggGAGGGAAACTCTTGAGTAATCTGAAAGCAAATGACTTCTCAAAGATAAAAGCTGGCTCCAGGATTCCCACTGTGCATGCGTCtattgtatgtgtatgtgtgcacctGCTTTGGTTTGTGTCTGCAAACAAGCATTTGTGTGTGCGACATCAAAGCCTGTCACTTTTTCTGTCAGGCTTTTATATCTGACAGCGTGACATATTGACAAGGTGCGTCTCTGATAGAAAAATTCAAactcagaaacaaacaggaaacacaacaaaagaatgagtatttaaaaatgtgagtcAAACAGTAAATCCACTCTCTTGTAAAAGTGGAATCAGAATCCTGGATCGATCTTAGACCACAACATACTGAAGATTCTGGGCTTTGGAGAATCAGAAAATCAGATGTGAGGTTAAGTATTATTTTTAATCAGAGCTCTGCTGTTCTCTTTCGTGACGATGATTTTGTATTTCCAGGAAGTTGCATCAAATGATGCTCCTTCATTGCATTTACGGCTTTGTATTTAACTCTGTACAGAGGTTTTTACAGGTAAACGGGgcagaaactaaaataaatctgtgtttcAGACAAGCCGTCAAGTCCAACCCTCAGCTGGGCTGTTATTTTGGCCACAGCGCTGTCATGTGACGTCCCCTGGCCCACAAAAACATGTCGCAGGCCTCGTGCAAAAAGACAGAAGTGGCTACAAACTATGACTCTGGGTATAAAGAAGGGTTTCTACTACAAGTCATGATatcagtctgtgtctgttgaccaagttgtgtttttaatgcgTTACATTTTACTGAGaagccaaaaataaaataaacagaactaTACAATTAAAATGATGCATATGTATTTATTCACCTTAAGTTAAGACTGAAtggataaagagaaaaacaccagTGATCAGATCCACAGTGAGATGCACAGATTCAAACTGGTACTTTGTATCATCCAGAGTGTATTTCTCAGTATGAGTGACAACATGGATGAAGAAATTTGAGACTGATCCCTATTTCTACTATAAATGTGTCAGAGAGGTGTTGATTCACATTTTCTGTAATTCTCGAGCtcgttgttttttatttgttttactggaTCACAAAATCTAGAGAGGACTTGGTAGAATTTCTCCGACACATAATACCTTCAAAAAACATTATGCATTTCAACTCAACACCACAGTCACAACATATTCCCAAAAACTAATGTGCTAGTCTCAacaaaaaaacgtttttaattAATGCAACATTTACTGCAGAGACTGGATTGCGTTTCATTGGACGGGTGCCTTTTCAGGTCACATGCATGTCTGCATGAATATCACTTCCAATGgcaaaatatattatataatctaCTGAAAGGAAcattacacttttttttaaacagctcaATGAATATTAAGACTTAAATCTAAAGTGTTTGAACTGCCTGCTGGGAATGTGAACTTTTCCTTTCTGCAAACTTACACACCACATTGAACACAATACTGCTATAGC
This region of Paralichthys olivaceus isolate ysfri-2021 chromosome 13, ASM2471397v2, whole genome shotgun sequence genomic DNA includes:
- the efna3b gene encoding ephrin-A3b codes for the protein MALVALPLWVLTSLTWASVLQVSANRHSVYWNSSNIHLRREGYTMQVNVNDYLDIYCPHYNDSQRMVGTGEQYVLYMVSYRGYRNCDPQLGFKRWECNRPHAPHAPIKFSEKFQRYSAFSLGYEFHVGQEYYYISTPTHHHGRSCLRLRVYVCCSTASDVDDEPEPTEPDYTLRPGLKISDIDEFNPFVPKLEKSVSGSSPSRDRLLLTVTMLLLAVLFIS